A part of Pararoseomonas sp. SCSIO 73927 genomic DNA contains:
- a CDS encoding TetR/AcrR family transcriptional regulator produces MGRRPTIDRDKVLDLAEGILFSEGTRGLTIDAVARAAGCSKGGLQSSFGTKNDLIAALMERWEREHEARLAACVGASSCPVDALRGHIEISLAMTEASKARAAGLMAALIEARDHLASTKNWYRDRFSLLGLRTEEARRARVALFAAEGAYMLRALGFIQLGEEEWRSLRHDVLALLDGAPPDEDEDGGPHDPDTRAWCPQGPPLAASETRQPPSAPACPGTDHRAGTDHRARMKQRASTGHEEESLV; encoded by the coding sequence ATGGGACGTCGCCCCACGATCGACCGCGACAAGGTCCTGGACCTGGCCGAGGGCATCCTGTTCTCCGAGGGGACCCGGGGCCTGACCATCGACGCCGTCGCCAGGGCCGCGGGCTGTTCCAAGGGCGGCCTGCAATCCAGTTTTGGCACCAAGAACGACCTGATCGCCGCCCTGATGGAGCGCTGGGAGCGCGAGCACGAGGCGCGGCTGGCGGCCTGCGTCGGCGCCTCCTCCTGCCCCGTGGATGCGCTGCGCGGGCACATCGAGATCAGCCTCGCGATGACCGAGGCGAGCAAGGCGCGCGCGGCCGGGCTGATGGCCGCCCTCATCGAGGCGCGCGACCACCTCGCCAGCACCAAGAACTGGTATCGCGACCGCTTCAGCCTCCTCGGCCTCCGGACCGAGGAGGCACGGCGGGCGCGGGTCGCCCTCTTCGCCGCCGAGGGCGCCTACATGCTGCGCGCCCTCGGCTTCATCCAGCTCGGCGAGGAGGAGTGGCGCAGCCTTCGCCACGATGTCCTCGCGCTGCTGGACGGCGCGCCGCCGGACGAGGACGAGGATGGCGGGCCCCACGACCCGGATACCCGCGCCTGGTGCCCGCAGGGCCCGCCTCTCGCAGCATCCGAGACCCGTCAGCCGCCATCGGCCCCGGCCTGCCCCGGCACCGACCACAGGGCCGGCACCGACCACCGTGCCCGCATGAAACAACGTGCCAGCACCGGGCACGAGGAAGAATCCCTTGTCTGA
- a CDS encoding fatty acyl-AMP ligase: MEALPTRNTLPQRLGTFAALAEALDYAAGGETGFTFYDGRGAPTRALPYAALRAEARALARRLLGAGLARGDRVAIVAETHPDVVAVFLACQYAGLVPALLPLPTAFGGRETYIEHIARLTEASRASALFVPAALQSWLEPYAAGAGLAIFGTVAGMPVDEAREAALPEPHPLGEDEVAYLQFSSGSTRFPVGVAVTGRALMENIRSILQHGLRLGPEDRAVSWLPLYHDMGLVGFMLAPLAGQVTVDYLSPQEFARRPQLWLRLISAHRATLSYSPSFGYELCTRRGRPDPAREAPLDLSSWRAAGIGGDMIRPAVLARFAETFAPDGFRAGAFVPSYGMAEATLAISFAPLDGGFVTDTVDLDRLEREGLAAPAADGTARLREFALCGPPVPGTELEIRDAGGAALPERRVGHVVVRGPGLMQGYDNRPEESAAALSPDGWLRTGDLGYRLGGQVVITGRAKDLIIVNGRNVWPQDLEWAVEQSLPTARSGDAAAFSVEEDGVEQVVMLVEARGAPDSAARERVTTEVSGLLRSRHGVEARVVLVSPGTLPRTSSGKLSRSLARSRYLASQPADGADPLAPSVEATPPG, encoded by the coding sequence GTGGAGGCGCTCCCGACACGCAACACCCTTCCCCAGCGACTCGGCACCTTCGCCGCCCTGGCGGAGGCGCTGGACTACGCCGCGGGGGGTGAGACCGGCTTCACCTTCTACGACGGCCGGGGCGCGCCCACCCGCGCCCTGCCCTACGCCGCCCTTCGCGCGGAGGCGCGGGCCCTGGCCCGCCGGCTGCTCGGCGCCGGCCTCGCGCGCGGGGACCGCGTGGCGATCGTCGCCGAGACGCACCCGGACGTGGTGGCCGTGTTCCTGGCCTGCCAGTACGCCGGGCTCGTCCCCGCGCTGCTGCCCCTACCCACCGCCTTCGGCGGGCGCGAGACCTACATCGAGCACATCGCCCGACTGACGGAGGCGTCCCGCGCCTCCGCCCTCTTCGTGCCGGCCGCGCTGCAATCCTGGCTGGAGCCCTACGCCGCCGGGGCGGGGCTCGCGATCTTCGGCACCGTGGCGGGGATGCCCGTGGACGAGGCGCGGGAGGCGGCGCTGCCCGAGCCGCACCCGCTGGGCGAGGACGAGGTCGCCTACCTGCAGTTCTCCTCCGGCAGCACGCGCTTCCCGGTCGGCGTCGCCGTCACCGGGCGCGCGCTGATGGAGAACATCCGCTCCATTCTCCAGCACGGCCTCCGGCTGGGGCCGGAGGACCGGGCCGTCTCCTGGCTGCCGCTGTACCACGACATGGGGCTGGTCGGCTTCATGCTGGCGCCGCTGGCGGGGCAGGTGACGGTGGACTACCTCTCACCGCAGGAATTCGCGCGCCGGCCGCAGCTCTGGCTGCGGCTGATCTCCGCGCACCGCGCCACCCTCTCCTACAGCCCGAGCTTCGGCTACGAGCTCTGCACTCGCCGCGGCCGGCCCGACCCGGCGCGGGAGGCGCCGCTCGACCTCTCCTCCTGGCGCGCGGCGGGGATCGGGGGCGACATGATCCGCCCGGCGGTGCTGGCCCGCTTCGCCGAGACCTTCGCGCCGGACGGGTTCCGGGCCGGTGCCTTCGTGCCGAGCTACGGCATGGCGGAGGCGACGCTGGCCATCAGCTTCGCCCCGCTGGACGGCGGCTTCGTGACGGACACGGTGGACCTGGACCGGCTGGAGCGCGAGGGTCTGGCCGCCCCCGCCGCGGACGGCACGGCGCGCCTGCGCGAATTCGCCCTCTGCGGCCCGCCCGTGCCGGGCACGGAGCTGGAGATCCGGGACGCCGGCGGCGCGGCCCTGCCGGAGCGGCGCGTCGGCCACGTCGTGGTGCGCGGCCCCGGGCTGATGCAGGGCTACGACAACAGGCCCGAGGAGAGCGCGGCCGCGCTCTCGCCCGATGGATGGCTGAGGACGGGCGACCTCGGCTACCGGCTGGGCGGGCAGGTGGTCATCACCGGCCGGGCCAAAGACCTGATCATCGTCAACGGCCGCAACGTCTGGCCGCAGGACCTGGAATGGGCGGTGGAGCAGTCCCTTCCCACCGCCCGCAGCGGCGACGCCGCCGCCTTCTCAGTGGAAGAGGACGGGGTGGAGCAGGTGGTGATGCTCGTCGAGGCCCGGGGCGCGCCGGACAGCGCGGCGCGGGAGAGGGTGACGACGGAGGTCTCCGGCCTGCTACGCTCCCGCCACGGGGTGGAGGCGCGGGTGGTGCTCGTCTCCCCGGGCACGCTGCCCCGCACCTCCTCGGGCAAGCTCAGCCGGTCGCTCGCGCGCAGCCGCTACCTCGCCAGCCAGCCAGCCGACGGCGCGGACCCGCTCGCCCCCAGCGTCGAGGCGACGCCGCCCGGATGA
- a CDS encoding ion transporter has protein sequence MQEVLSTQDLAPTSRARAARLVTSEGFQRVVVGLILLNAVTLGLETSDTVMAGFGPVLEFIDGALLLLFTAELALRIFAFRGRFFRDPWGIFDLLVIGISWAPSGGDLAVLRSLRVLRVLRLLSVVPSLRNVVGAMLAALPGMGSIVLLMGLMFYVSGVMATKLFGESVPEKFGSLGDSIFTLFQLMTLEGWVDDIVKPALENHPWALLFFIPFIVISTFVVLNLFLGVIVESIQTLRETRESADAGAAQAATDAAASAAHADSGMLLSELRALRAEVAALRAERG, from the coding sequence TTGCAGGAAGTTCTGTCGACGCAGGACCTTGCGCCGACCTCGCGCGCGCGCGCCGCCCGGCTGGTCACCTCGGAAGGGTTCCAGCGGGTCGTGGTCGGCCTCATCCTCCTCAACGCCGTCACCCTGGGGCTGGAGACCTCGGACACGGTCATGGCGGGCTTCGGGCCGGTGCTGGAGTTCATCGACGGCGCCCTTCTCCTCCTGTTCACGGCCGAGCTGGCGCTGCGGATCTTCGCCTTCCGCGGCCGCTTCTTCCGGGACCCCTGGGGTATCTTCGACCTGCTCGTGATCGGCATCTCCTGGGCCCCCTCGGGCGGGGATCTCGCGGTGCTGCGGTCCCTTCGCGTGCTGCGGGTGCTGCGCCTCCTCTCGGTCGTCCCGTCGCTGCGCAACGTGGTCGGGGCCATGCTGGCCGCCCTTCCCGGCATGGGCAGCATCGTGCTGCTCATGGGGCTGATGTTCTACGTCTCCGGCGTGATGGCGACGAAGCTCTTCGGCGAGAGCGTGCCGGAGAAGTTCGGCAGCCTCGGGGACTCCATCTTCACCCTGTTCCAGCTCATGACGCTGGAGGGATGGGTGGACGACATCGTCAAGCCCGCCCTGGAGAACCATCCCTGGGCCCTGCTCTTCTTCATCCCCTTCATCGTCATCTCCACCTTCGTGGTCCTGAACCTCTTCCTCGGCGTCATCGTGGAGAGCATCCAGACGCTGCGGGAGACGCGCGAGAGCGCCGATGCCGGGGCGGCCCAGGCGGCCACGGACGCCGCCGCCTCCGCGGCCCATGCCGACAGCGGGATGCTCCTGTCGGAGCTGCGCGCCCTGCGGGCGGAGGTCGCCGCGCTGCGGGCGGAGCGGGGCTAA
- a CDS encoding NUDIX hydrolase: protein MPRRPIRPRRTSCGVLVSDGALLLLGHAARSVLWDIPKGVAEPGETFAGAAARELREETGLLAAPEALTDLGVHSYLPGKDLALFAWRVPGMPELDALRCTSRIPLRGGGWVPEFDRFAILPWDEALGRVGKSMARVLGELRAAPGWPFGGGGPKEA from the coding sequence TTGCCCCGCCGCCCCATCAGGCCGCGCCGGACCAGCTGCGGGGTCCTCGTCAGCGACGGGGCGCTTCTCCTGCTCGGCCACGCCGCGCGCTCCGTGCTCTGGGATATCCCGAAGGGGGTGGCGGAACCCGGCGAGACCTTCGCCGGGGCCGCGGCCCGCGAGCTGCGGGAGGAGACGGGGTTGCTGGCGGCGCCCGAGGCGCTGACCGATCTCGGGGTCCACTCCTACCTGCCGGGCAAGGACCTGGCCCTCTTCGCCTGGCGGGTGCCCGGCATGCCGGAACTGGATGCCCTGCGCTGCACCTCCCGCATCCCGCTGCGCGGCGGGGGATGGGTGCCGGAGTTCGACCGCTTCGCGATCCTGCCCTGGGACGAGGCGCTGGGGCGGGTGGGCAAGAGCATGGCGCGGGTTCTGGGCGAGCTCCGCGCCGCGCCGGGATGGCCCTTCGGCGGGGGCGGCCCCAAGGAAGCCTAG
- a CDS encoding glycosyltransferase: MNLAPDRSLTDFPRGFHEVDALRSEFVRRLFVAECAEGNPSANAAGIPKVLVRFWDDAAAVPPDVQACLDSWNPLREDGFEVLTFDDASAAAHIRETCGPRHLEAFARCHHPAMRSDLFRLCYLLSSGGFYVDADDAMTEGDWPLLYGNDRLKLQPLSFDIPSQSMVEVAGFWRFDRPRPDRLYYVNNNPLVAPAGHPVLRRALERATDALLGATGPVEIQATTGPGNLTVALVEHAHERALAGLPPDYEMIRDWDRVGWTRWELSYREDGRNWRNIGAGRE; encoded by the coding sequence ATGAACCTTGCCCCCGATCGCTCGCTGACGGACTTTCCCCGGGGCTTCCACGAGGTCGACGCGCTGCGCTCGGAGTTCGTCCGCCGCCTCTTCGTGGCGGAGTGCGCCGAGGGAAATCCTTCCGCCAACGCCGCCGGGATCCCGAAGGTGCTCGTCCGCTTCTGGGATGACGCCGCCGCCGTGCCGCCCGACGTCCAGGCCTGCCTGGACAGCTGGAACCCCCTGCGGGAGGACGGCTTCGAGGTCCTGACCTTCGACGACGCCTCGGCCGCGGCGCATATCCGGGAGACCTGCGGCCCGCGGCACCTGGAGGCCTTCGCGCGGTGCCACCACCCGGCGATGCGGAGCGACCTCTTCCGCCTGTGCTACCTGCTCTCGTCCGGCGGGTTCTACGTGGATGCGGACGACGCGATGACGGAGGGGGACTGGCCCCTCCTCTACGGCAACGACCGCCTGAAGCTGCAGCCCCTGTCCTTCGACATCCCCAGCCAGTCCATGGTGGAGGTGGCGGGCTTCTGGCGCTTCGACCGGCCGAGGCCCGACCGCCTGTACTACGTGAACAACAATCCCCTGGTCGCGCCCGCCGGCCACCCCGTCCTGAGGCGGGCGCTCGAACGGGCCACCGACGCGCTCCTCGGCGCCACCGGCCCCGTCGAGATCCAGGCCACGACGGGGCCGGGCAACCTGACGGTAGCGCTGGTGGAGCACGCCCATGAGCGGGCGCTCGCCGGGCTGCCGCCGGACTATGAGATGATCCGCGACTGGGACCGGGTGGGGTGGACGCGCTGGGAGCTGTCCTACCGCGAGGACGGCCGAAACTGGCGCAACATCGGCGCCGGCCGGGAGTAG
- a CDS encoding phosphocholine cytidylyltransferase family protein, which translates to MKAIVLCAGQGKRLLPLTERAPKCLLRVGGRSILEWQLRGLAAAGIAEATLVTGFEAAAIEAALPGITPPGLRVRTRFNPFFAVAENIGSCFLVRDLLQDGDTVLLNGDTLFEPAVLRHLLAAPAAPITVTIDRKPAYDADDMKVSVEGTRLRAIGKTLSAAETNGESIGMLRFQAGGGALFAAGLEAALRQPEGLRRWYLSVIHALAETGEVRVTSIEGLSWGEVDYPGDLEQAEALVHSWAAPALAAGVG; encoded by the coding sequence TTGAAAGCCATCGTCCTCTGTGCCGGTCAGGGCAAGCGACTGCTTCCCCTGACCGAGCGGGCGCCCAAGTGCCTCCTGCGCGTGGGCGGCCGGTCCATCCTGGAGTGGCAGCTCCGCGGCCTGGCCGCGGCCGGCATCGCGGAGGCCACCCTCGTCACCGGCTTCGAGGCGGCGGCGATCGAGGCGGCGCTCCCCGGCATCACCCCGCCGGGCCTGCGTGTCCGCACGCGGTTCAACCCCTTCTTCGCGGTGGCCGAGAACATCGGCAGCTGCTTCCTGGTGCGCGACCTGCTGCAGGATGGCGACACGGTGCTGCTGAACGGCGACACCCTCTTCGAGCCCGCCGTGCTGCGCCACCTGCTGGCCGCGCCCGCCGCCCCGATCACCGTGACGATCGACCGCAAGCCCGCCTACGACGCGGACGACATGAAGGTCTCGGTCGAGGGCACGCGCCTGCGCGCCATCGGCAAGACCCTGTCGGCCGCGGAGACGAACGGCGAGTCCATCGGCATGCTGCGCTTCCAGGCCGGCGGCGGCGCCCTCTTCGCCGCGGGGCTGGAGGCGGCGCTGCGCCAGCCGGAAGGGCTGCGGCGCTGGTACCTCTCGGTCATCCACGCCCTTGCCGAAACCGGCGAGGTGCGCGTCACCTCCATCGAGGGCCTGAGCTGGGGCGAGGTGGATTACCCGGGCGACCTGGAGCAGGCGGAGGCGCTCGTCCACTCCTGGGCGGCGCCCGCGCTGGCGGCAGGGGTGGGCTGA
- a CDS encoding tripartite tricarboxylate transporter substrate binding protein produces the protein MTILKRRGVIAGALGLPSLLARPALANGFPGRPVRIVVPFPPGGATDGAARVVAEFLAQRYGTPVIVENRPGASGAIGGEAVARSAPDGLTWLIASAYPLATGPLLNTRMPYDPGRDLTPVSMVFTTDHVITVNSSMQARSLAEFIPEARARRQPVRYGSPGIGTGSHLMGELLQMKTGAELVHIPYRGLAAAVTDQLAGTIEMMIDQIPTSLPHIRAGKVRALAVTGTRRHPTLPEVPTATELLPGYEAQSWNAIAVNGATPPALVERISADIRAALADPATQARLAPLGADYAGSTPAEMAAVLRAEVERWEPVIRTAGITMQ, from the coding sequence ATGACGATCCTGAAGCGGCGCGGCGTGATCGCCGGCGCCCTCGGCCTTCCCTCCCTCCTGGCGCGCCCGGCCCTGGCGAACGGCTTTCCCGGCCGGCCGGTGCGCATCGTCGTGCCCTTTCCGCCCGGCGGCGCGACGGACGGCGCCGCCCGCGTCGTCGCCGAGTTCCTCGCCCAGCGCTACGGCACGCCCGTGATCGTCGAGAACCGCCCCGGCGCCAGCGGCGCCATCGGCGGCGAGGCCGTTGCGCGCTCGGCCCCGGACGGGCTGACCTGGCTCATCGCCTCCGCCTACCCCCTCGCCACGGGACCGCTGCTGAACACCAGGATGCCCTACGACCCCGGGCGCGACCTCACGCCGGTCTCAATGGTGTTCACGACGGACCACGTGATCACGGTGAACAGCTCGATGCAGGCGCGCAGCCTCGCGGAGTTCATCCCCGAGGCGAGGGCGCGCCGCCAGCCCGTGCGCTACGGCTCGCCGGGGATCGGCACCGGCTCCCACCTGATGGGGGAGCTGCTGCAGATGAAGACCGGGGCGGAGCTCGTCCACATCCCCTATCGCGGCCTGGCCGCGGCGGTGACGGACCAGCTCGCGGGGACGATCGAGATGATGATCGACCAGATCCCCACCTCGCTGCCGCACATCCGCGCGGGCAAGGTGCGCGCGCTGGCTGTCACGGGCACGAGGCGGCACCCCACCCTGCCGGAGGTGCCGACCGCGACGGAGCTCCTGCCGGGCTACGAGGCGCAGTCCTGGAACGCGATCGCGGTGAACGGCGCGACGCCGCCCGCGCTCGTCGAGCGCATCTCGGCCGACATCCGCGCCGCGCTGGCCGATCCCGCCACCCAGGCGAGACTGGCGCCCCTGGGCGCGGACTACGCCGGCAGCACGCCCGCGGAGATGGCCGCCGTGCTGCGGGCCGAGGTCGAGCGCTGGGAGCCGGTGATCCGCACGGCCGGGATCACCATGCAGTAG